The following are from one region of the Prevotella communis genome:
- the coaW gene encoding type II pantothenate kinase yields the protein MGIIIGIDVGISTTKIVGLKNGRVVSPIRITAADQVTSLYGAFGRYLHDNKVELKDVEQVMLTGVGAAYIDEPVYGIPTQKVDEFIADGLGARFESGLSKAIVVSMGTGTSFVQCDGDDIRHIGGLGIGGGTLQGLSRVMLNTRDQKQIQSLAMQGDIHNINLLIGDISTHPLPGLPMNATASLFSKAQYDAPKEDIALGIIVMVLQSIGSAAILSALNSGIKDFVLIGNLTLLPQCKEVYPMLEKLYQVHFHIPKFAEFCTAIGAALAYHQNQESTR from the coding sequence ATGGGTATTATAATAGGTATAGACGTGGGCATCAGCACCACGAAGATTGTAGGATTGAAGAATGGCCGTGTGGTTTCACCCATTCGCATCACGGCTGCCGACCAGGTAACATCGCTCTATGGTGCATTCGGAAGATACCTGCATGACAACAAAGTAGAATTGAAGGATGTAGAACAGGTGATGCTGACAGGTGTCGGTGCTGCCTATATTGACGAACCGGTATACGGTATCCCCACGCAAAAGGTTGACGAGTTTATTGCCGATGGTCTGGGAGCACGCTTCGAGAGCGGCCTCTCCAAGGCAATCGTTGTGTCAATGGGCACAGGAACCAGTTTTGTACAGTGCGACGGTGATGATATCCGCCATATCGGTGGACTCGGTATCGGTGGCGGTACGCTGCAGGGACTGAGCCGAGTGATGCTGAACACACGCGACCAGAAGCAGATTCAGAGTCTGGCCATGCAGGGCGACATCCATAATATCAACCTGCTTATCGGTGATATCTCCACCCACCCGCTGCCCGGTCTGCCCATGAATGCCACAGCCAGTCTGTTCTCCAAGGCACAGTACGACGCACCGAAGGAAGATATCGCACTGGGCATCATCGTCATGGTGCTGCAGAGTATTGGCTCTGCTGCCATCCTGTCGGCACTCAACTCAGGCATCAAGGACTTTGTTCTCATCGGTAACCTCACGCTGCTGCCTCAGTGCAAGGAGGTATATCCCATGCTTGAGAAACTCTACCAGGTACATTTCCACATTCCAAAGTTCGCCGAGTTCTGCACAGCTATCGGTGCAGCCCTGGCTTATCATCAAAACCAAGAATCAACCAGATAA
- a CDS encoding deoxynucleoside kinase encodes MHIAVAGNIGSGKSTLTRMLARHYGWEARFEAVDHNPYLEDYYRDIHRWSFNLEVYFLKERFRDLIEIEKSEHTIVQDRSIFEGVYVFMQNNKAMGNLSDRDYETYMELFEQMMSVVHYPDLMIYLRASVPHLVGNIQKRGREYEQTMKLEYLENLNRRYDEFIYKMYKGKVMVIEKDELDYQNNPKDFARIVDRIDSTLFGLFPE; translated from the coding sequence ATGCATATAGCAGTAGCAGGAAATATTGGAAGCGGAAAGTCAACACTTACTCGTATGCTGGCCCGTCATTACGGATGGGAAGCACGTTTCGAGGCTGTTGACCATAATCCGTATTTGGAAGACTATTATCGTGATATCCATCGTTGGTCGTTCAATCTGGAAGTGTACTTCCTGAAAGAGCGTTTCCGTGATCTCATAGAGATTGAAAAATCAGAGCATACCATTGTTCAGGACCGTTCTATCTTTGAGGGTGTCTATGTGTTCATGCAGAACAACAAGGCCATGGGTAATCTCTCTGATCGCGACTATGAGACTTATATGGAGCTCTTTGAACAGATGATGAGTGTAGTACATTATCCTGATTTGATGATCTATCTCCGGGCGTCTGTCCCTCATCTGGTAGGTAATATCCAGAAGCGCGGACGTGAGTATGAGCAGACCATGAAGCTGGAATATCTGGAGAACCTGAACCGTCGTTACGATGAGTTTATCTATAAGATGTATAAGGGTAAGGTGATGGTCATCGAGAAAGATGAACTGGACTATCAGAATAACCCGAAGGATTTTGCACGTATTGTCGACCGTATCGACAGTACACTGTTTGGACTTTTCCCTGAATAA
- a CDS encoding deoxynucleoside kinase has translation MHIAIAGNIGSGKTTLTKMLAHRYGWTPRFEPVDNNPYLEDFYADMKRWSFNLQIYFLNKRFKEVVEIANSKETIIQDRTIFEDACIFAPNLHGQGMMSDRDFQNYKDLFDLMMSLVKLPELMIYIRSSIPTLVAQIQKRGREYEQTMRLDYLEGLSRRYEEWIADYKGPLIVVDGDHCKFGDNPEDFKQVTDMIDAKLFGLFPME, from the coding sequence ATGCATATCGCAATAGCCGGAAACATAGGAAGTGGTAAGACCACTCTGACAAAGATGTTGGCCCACCGTTATGGCTGGACGCCAAGATTTGAACCTGTAGATAATAATCCGTATCTGGAGGATTTCTATGCTGACATGAAACGTTGGTCGTTTAACCTGCAGATATACTTCCTGAATAAGCGTTTTAAGGAGGTGGTGGAGATTGCCAATTCAAAGGAGACCATCATTCAGGACCGCACGATTTTCGAGGATGCATGCATCTTCGCACCCAACCTGCATGGACAGGGTATGATGAGTGACCGCGACTTCCAGAACTATAAGGACTTGTTTGACCTGATGATGTCGCTGGTGAAGTTGCCGGAACTGATGATCTATATCCGTAGCAGTATCCCGACGCTGGTGGCACAGATTCAGAAGCGCGGTCGTGAGTATGAGCAGACCATGCGACTGGATTATCTGGAAGGACTGAGCCGCAGGTATGAGGAATGGATAGCCGACTATAAAGGTCCGCTGATTGTGGTCGACGGTGATCACTGCAAGTTTGGTGATAACCCGGAGGACTTCAAGCAGGTCACGGATATGATAGACGCAAAATTGTTTGGACTTTTCCCAATGGAGTAA
- the thiL gene encoding thiamine-phosphate kinase, which produces MEIAKLGEFGLIDRLTKDLENKNESTKYGVGDDCAVLHYPDSEVLVTTDLLMEGVHFDLTYIDLKHLGYKSAMVNISDVFAMNGTPRQITVSLALSKRFTVEDMEEFYAGLRLACEKWNVDIVGGDTTSSYTGLAISITCIGEARKEDIVYRNGAKNTDLICVSGDLGAAYMGLQLLEREKSVYYQQVNEAKKKGDNKALEELAHFNPDFAGKEYLLQRQLQTEARGDIINKLREAGVHPTAMMDISDGLSSELMHICKQSGVGCRIFEKEIPIDYQTAVMAEEMNMNVTTCALNGGEDYELLFTVPIGDLDKVKDMEGVRMIGHITDQKYGHILVTRDNQEFELKAQGWNPLNDQK; this is translated from the coding sequence ATGGAAATAGCAAAATTAGGAGAATTTGGTCTTATTGACCGTCTGACAAAAGACTTAGAAAACAAAAATGAATCAACAAAGTACGGCGTGGGCGATGACTGCGCCGTACTTCACTACCCTGATAGCGAGGTTCTCGTCACCACCGACCTGCTGATGGAGGGCGTACACTTCGATCTCACCTATATCGACCTGAAGCATCTGGGCTATAAGTCGGCCATGGTGAATATCAGTGATGTGTTTGCCATGAACGGCACCCCACGACAAATCACCGTATCGCTGGCCCTCAGCAAACGCTTCACCGTAGAGGATATGGAAGAATTCTACGCTGGTCTCCGATTGGCTTGCGAGAAATGGAACGTCGATATCGTGGGTGGTGACACCACCTCTTCTTATACCGGACTAGCCATCAGCATCACCTGCATCGGTGAAGCCCGCAAGGAAGATATCGTCTATCGCAACGGTGCAAAGAATACCGACCTTATCTGTGTCTCTGGCGACCTTGGTGCAGCCTATATGGGTCTGCAACTGTTGGAGCGCGAGAAGAGCGTGTACTATCAGCAGGTAAACGAGGCCAAGAAGAAAGGCGACAACAAAGCCCTTGAGGAACTGGCTCATTTCAACCCCGACTTTGCCGGCAAGGAATATCTCCTTCAGCGCCAACTTCAGACTGAGGCCCGCGGTGATATCATCAACAAACTGCGCGAGGCAGGCGTTCATCCCACTGCCATGATGGATATCAGCGATGGTCTGTCATCAGAACTGATGCATATATGCAAACAGAGCGGTGTGGGCTGCCGTATCTTCGAGAAAGAAATCCCCATCGACTACCAGACAGCTGTGATGGCTGAGGAGATGAACATGAATGTTACCACCTGCGCCCTCAATGGCGGTGAGGACTACGAACTGCTCTTCACTGTGCCCATTGGCGACCTGGACAAGGTAAAGGACATGGAAGGTGTGCGTATGATTGGTCATATCACCGACCAGAAATATGGCCATATTCTCGTCACACGCGACAACCAGGAATTCGAACTCAAGGCCCAAGGTTGGAACCCATTAAACGACCAAAAGTAA
- a CDS encoding purine-nucleoside phosphorylase, translated as MYEKILETASWLKERMTTSPKTAIILGTGLGQLASEITDALEIPYSEIPNFPISTVEGHSGKLIFGKLGGVDIMAMKGRFHFYEGYSMKEVTFPVRVMYELGIKTLFVSNAAGGMNPGFKIGDLMVITDHINFFPEHPLRGKNFPTGPRFPDMHETYDQSLIKLASQIAREKKIRLQYGVYMGVQGPTFETPAEYKMYRILGGDTVGMSTVPEVIVAHHCGIRTFGISVVTDLGGFDIPVEVSHEEVQEAADKAQPIMTEIMREMIVRSEKLEHTKEEQFNTDHPTEDWKK; from the coding sequence ATGTACGAAAAAATTCTAGAAACAGCATCCTGGTTAAAAGAAAGGATGACAACAAGCCCAAAGACGGCAATCATTCTGGGGACAGGCCTCGGACAATTAGCTTCAGAAATAACTGACGCACTTGAGATACCCTATAGTGAAATACCCAACTTTCCCATTTCTACGGTAGAAGGCCATAGCGGCAAACTGATTTTTGGCAAGCTTGGCGGCGTGGATATCATGGCGATGAAAGGGCGTTTCCATTTCTACGAGGGATACTCGATGAAAGAGGTAACATTCCCTGTCCGTGTGATGTACGAACTGGGCATCAAGACGCTCTTTGTCTCTAATGCTGCTGGTGGCATGAACCCCGGTTTCAAGATTGGCGACCTGATGGTGATTACCGACCATATCAATTTCTTCCCCGAGCATCCTCTGCGCGGAAAGAACTTCCCTACCGGTCCCCGTTTCCCGGATATGCACGAGACCTACGACCAGTCGCTTATCAAACTGGCCAGCCAGATTGCACGCGAGAAGAAGATTCGTCTGCAGTATGGTGTCTACATGGGCGTCCAGGGTCCTACCTTCGAAACTCCAGCAGAGTATAAGATGTACCGCATCCTGGGTGGCGACACCGTAGGTATGAGCACCGTTCCTGAGGTTATCGTGGCTCACCACTGCGGCATCCGCACCTTTGGTATTTCTGTTGTCACCGACCTGGGTGGCTTCGACATCCCCGTTGAGGTTTCCCATGAGGAGGTTCAGGAGGCTGCCGACAAGGCCCAGCCTATCATGACAGAGATTATGCGTGAGATGATTGTACGTTCTGAGAAACTGGAGCACACCAAGGAGGAACAGTTCAATACCGATCACCCAACAGAGGATTGGAAAAAGTAA
- the lpxK gene encoding tetraacyldisaccharide 4'-kinase → MEGDFIKINRWLQPLSWFYGLGVRFRNTLFETGFLKSRSFSIPVISVGNITVGGTGKTPHVEYLIRLLQDHSRVAVLSRGYKRKSHGFQIANESSTARTIGDEPFQMKQKFPKVIVAVDKNRVHGIEALNQKYQDIDVILLDDAFQHRYVKPGINILLVDYHRLIIYDTLLPAGRLREPLTGKNRADMVIITKCPKDLKPMEYRVITKAMDLYPYQQIFFTTLEYGELTPLFKKEAPTVNLDKLKDHNALLLTGIASPRQMKEDLTPVVSKLSMLSFPDHHAFSQKDIEQISSEFAKLLSPKCIITTEKDAARIIGLKGLCEEIKENIYILPVRIKFMLNQEEKFNDNIIGYVRKNSRNSILVKRKDDNKPKDGNHSGDRPRTISFRNN, encoded by the coding sequence TTGGAAGGCGACTTCATCAAAATAAACCGCTGGCTGCAGCCACTGAGTTGGTTCTACGGTCTGGGCGTGCGATTCAGGAACACCTTGTTTGAGACAGGTTTTCTGAAGAGCAGGTCATTCTCCATACCTGTCATCTCCGTAGGTAATATCACCGTGGGAGGTACAGGCAAGACACCACACGTGGAATATTTGATCAGGTTACTCCAAGACCATTCCCGCGTGGCGGTATTAAGCAGAGGCTACAAGCGGAAGTCGCATGGTTTCCAGATTGCCAACGAGTCGAGCACTGCCCGTACCATTGGTGATGAGCCCTTCCAGATGAAGCAGAAATTCCCGAAGGTCATCGTTGCCGTCGACAAAAACCGTGTCCACGGCATCGAGGCCCTGAACCAGAAGTATCAGGATATCGATGTCATCCTGCTCGATGATGCATTCCAGCATCGTTACGTGAAACCGGGCATCAACATCCTGCTGGTGGACTATCACCGACTGATTATCTATGACACACTGTTGCCTGCCGGTCGTCTGCGCGAGCCGCTCACAGGAAAGAACCGTGCCGACATGGTGATTATCACGAAATGTCCGAAGGACTTAAAACCTATGGAGTATCGTGTGATTACCAAAGCCATGGATCTCTATCCCTACCAGCAGATATTCTTCACCACACTGGAATATGGAGAACTGACACCGCTATTCAAGAAAGAAGCACCGACGGTGAATCTTGACAAGCTCAAAGACCACAACGCACTTCTTCTTACAGGTATCGCCTCTCCCCGTCAGATGAAGGAAGACCTCACACCGGTAGTATCAAAGTTATCGATGCTCAGTTTCCCTGACCATCACGCCTTCAGTCAGAAGGATATCGAACAGATCAGCAGTGAGTTTGCCAAACTCCTCTCACCCAAATGCATCATCACAACCGAGAAAGACGCGGCCCGCATCATTGGGTTAAAGGGACTCTGCGAAGAAATCAAAGAAAATATATACATACTTCCTGTACGCATCAAGTTCATGCTCAATCAGGAAGAGAAGTTTAACGATAATATTATAGGCTATGTACGAAAAAATTCTAGAAACAGCATCCTGGTTAAAAGAAAGGATGACAACAAGCCCAAAGACGGCAATCATTCTGGGGACAGGCCTCGGACAATTAGCTTCAGAAATAACTGA
- the sppA gene encoding signal peptide peptidase SppA: protein MKEFFKYALATVCGIIALGIVAGIIMMISFAGIVASGNATTEIKENSVLVFKLNGTVNERTEEGTPFDALLGTADMSDMGLDDIVAAIKKAKNNEDIKGIYIEGGATVFDSPATAQQVRDALEDFKKSGKWIIAYADQYLQASYYVASVADSLFINKTGMIDFKGMGGKGYYMTGLYEKVGVKYQCTRVGKYKSAVESVTRKDMSDNDREQRLAMYQGIWQHWLKQMAASRKVTAEQLNKVADDSIMVFANINDYKTAKLIDGAMYPDAIKNIIKDKLGLDEDDDINQVTMSEMLNVPEDEKEDGGKIAIYYAYGEIVDQPLSGFASEHAIVGSEVVEDLKKLADDDDIKAVVMRVNSPGGSAIASEQIWHAIKLLKEKKPIVVSMGGYAASGGYMISAPANYIIAEPTTVTGSIGIFGLIPNASELVTEKLGVTWDGVQTNKHTDYETNLVFGKDNEEELRFLQTYVDRGYDTFLSIVAEGRGMTKDQVHEIAQGRVWLATDALPIKLVDKIGSLNDAVKKAAELADCSEYYTAPYPGKANWFDQLLAATDDSKGTYLDQQLKETLGELYEPVIELRKDCQRNRLQARFPFATTIK from the coding sequence ATGAAAGAGTTCTTCAAGTATGCATTGGCTACCGTCTGCGGCATCATCGCACTTGGTATCGTGGCTGGAATCATCATGATGATTTCATTTGCCGGCATCGTGGCCAGCGGAAACGCCACCACAGAGATTAAAGAAAATTCCGTATTGGTATTCAAACTGAACGGAACGGTCAATGAGCGTACGGAAGAAGGTACGCCCTTTGATGCACTGCTTGGTACTGCCGACATGTCAGACATGGGGTTGGACGACATTGTCGCTGCCATCAAGAAGGCCAAGAATAACGAAGACATCAAGGGTATATATATTGAGGGCGGCGCCACCGTTTTCGACTCTCCCGCCACAGCCCAGCAGGTGCGCGATGCCCTGGAGGATTTCAAGAAGAGTGGCAAATGGATAATCGCCTATGCCGACCAGTATCTTCAGGCCAGCTACTACGTAGCCTCTGTTGCCGACAGTCTGTTTATTAACAAGACCGGCATGATTGATTTCAAGGGTATGGGTGGCAAAGGCTACTACATGACCGGACTCTATGAGAAAGTAGGCGTGAAATACCAGTGCACCCGTGTGGGTAAATACAAGAGCGCCGTTGAGAGCGTTACCCGCAAGGACATGAGTGACAATGACCGCGAACAGCGCTTGGCCATGTATCAGGGCATCTGGCAGCATTGGCTGAAGCAGATGGCTGCAAGTCGTAAGGTTACGGCAGAGCAGTTGAACAAGGTGGCCGACGACAGCATCATGGTATTCGCTAATATCAATGATTACAAGACCGCGAAACTGATTGACGGTGCCATGTATCCTGATGCCATCAAGAATATCATCAAGGATAAGTTAGGACTCGACGAGGACGACGATATCAACCAGGTGACGATGAGCGAAATGCTCAATGTGCCTGAGGATGAGAAGGAAGACGGTGGCAAGATTGCCATCTATTATGCTTATGGCGAGATTGTGGACCAGCCACTGAGCGGTTTTGCTTCTGAACATGCCATCGTGGGCAGCGAGGTAGTAGAAGACCTGAAGAAGCTGGCTGATGATGACGACATCAAAGCCGTGGTGATGCGCGTCAATTCTCCTGGCGGCAGTGCCATTGCCTCTGAACAGATTTGGCACGCCATCAAGTTGCTGAAGGAGAAGAAGCCTATTGTTGTTTCCATGGGCGGCTATGCAGCATCTGGTGGTTATATGATCAGTGCTCCCGCTAATTATATCATAGCTGAACCCACCACCGTTACCGGTTCTATTGGTATCTTCGGTCTGATTCCCAATGCCAGCGAACTTGTTACGGAGAAATTGGGTGTGACATGGGATGGTGTGCAGACCAACAAGCACACCGACTACGAAACCAATCTCGTCTTCGGAAAGGACAACGAAGAGGAACTCAGATTCCTCCAGACCTACGTGGACCGTGGTTACGACACCTTCCTCAGCATCGTAGCAGAGGGCCGTGGAATGACCAAAGATCAGGTACACGAGATTGCACAGGGTCGCGTATGGTTGGCCACCGACGCCCTGCCTATCAAGTTGGTAGACAAGATTGGTTCACTGAACGATGCAGTAAAGAAGGCTGCCGAACTGGCAGATTGCAGTGAATACTACACGGCTCCCTACCCCGGAAAGGCCAACTGGTTCGATCAGTTGCTGGCAGCTACCGACGATTCAAAAGGCACCTACCTGGATCAGCAGTTGAAAGAGACGCTGGGCGAGCTCTACGAGCCTGTCATCGAACTGCGCAAGGATTGTCAGCGTAATCGTCTGCAGGCAAGATTCCCCTTTGCTACAACTATTAAATAA
- a CDS encoding rhamnogalacturonidase, with protein sequence MKQRLIIGLVLLLLCTMAMGKKKVVKQDLWPDGTPISAWFSDTSRVDVNKLGKRYVVTDYGVKNCSEQVQTEKIQAVIDRCANEGGGVIVIPRGFVVSGSLFFKQGTHLLIEEHGELRGSDRIRDYKILKTRLEGQTLDYFAALVNADGVDGFTITGPGTINGNGQAFWEEFWIRRKINRNCTNLEAMRPRNVYISNSKNVTVQDARIINSAFWTNHLYKCENVRYLGCYIYAPTDNVTPVDPKRGAPSSDAIDLDVCKNVLVSGCYMSVCDDAVVLKGGKGTWADTMPDNGPCSNIMVTDCTYGKVHGCMTLGSESLHDRNVILRRCKVHEANRVIWLKMRPDTPQHYEYVTVEDMTGDCTSFLVVRPWTQFFKPEERKDMPLSQCNNITIRNIQMDCKNFFDVGKSEKYRLLDFTFENVNVKDQKKAFNASLIENCKVKNVVINGEKKD encoded by the coding sequence ATGAAACAAAGATTGATAATTGGCCTGGTGTTACTGTTGCTTTGCACGATGGCGATGGGTAAGAAGAAAGTGGTGAAGCAGGATTTGTGGCCTGATGGAACACCTATTTCTGCGTGGTTTAGTGATACTTCGAGGGTAGATGTTAACAAGTTGGGCAAGCGCTATGTGGTGACCGACTATGGCGTGAAGAATTGCTCTGAACAGGTACAGACAGAAAAGATACAGGCCGTCATTGACCGTTGTGCCAACGAGGGTGGTGGCGTTATTGTCATTCCTCGTGGCTTCGTGGTGAGTGGTTCGCTGTTTTTCAAGCAAGGCACACACCTGTTGATAGAAGAGCATGGCGAACTGCGAGGCAGTGACCGTATTCGTGACTATAAGATTCTGAAGACCCGTCTGGAGGGACAGACACTCGACTATTTCGCTGCATTGGTGAATGCCGATGGCGTGGATGGATTTACCATTACCGGACCTGGTACCATCAATGGCAACGGACAGGCTTTCTGGGAGGAGTTCTGGATTCGCCGCAAGATCAACAGGAACTGCACGAACCTGGAGGCTATGCGTCCCCGTAATGTGTATATTTCTAACAGTAAGAATGTTACGGTGCAGGATGCGCGTATCATTAACTCGGCTTTCTGGACCAATCACCTCTATAAGTGTGAGAATGTGCGCTACCTAGGCTGCTATATCTATGCACCTACTGATAATGTGACACCCGTAGATCCTAAGCGTGGTGCCCCCTCGAGTGATGCCATCGACCTGGATGTCTGCAAGAATGTGCTTGTCAGTGGCTGCTATATGAGCGTCTGTGATGATGCTGTTGTACTGAAAGGTGGTAAGGGTACCTGGGCTGACACCATGCCGGATAATGGTCCCTGCTCAAATATCATGGTGACCGACTGTACTTACGGAAAGGTGCATGGCTGTATGACACTGGGGTCTGAGAGCTTGCATGACAGGAATGTCATCCTGCGTCGTTGTAAGGTGCATGAGGCCAATCGCGTGATTTGGTTAAAAATGCGTCCTGACACACCACAGCATTATGAGTATGTCACAGTGGAAGATATGACAGGCGATTGTACTTCTTTCTTGGTGGTACGTCCCTGGACACAGTTCTTCAAACCTGAGGAGCGTAAGGATATGCCTCTGTCACAGTGTAATAATATTACTATCCGCAATATCCAGATGGACTGTAAGAACTTCTTCGATGTAGGCAAGAGTGAGAAATACCGCTTGTTGGACTTCACTTTTGAGAATGTCAATGTGAAGGATCAGAAGAAAGCTTTCAATGCTTCTCTGATAGAGAACTGCAAGGTGAAGAATGTGGTGATTAACGGTGAGAAAAAAGACTAA
- a CDS encoding co-chaperone GroES: MNIKPLADRVLVVPAPAEEKIGGIIIPDTAKEKPLRGVIKAVGKGTKDEEMILKAGDEVLYGKYSGTEIELEGEKFLMMRQSDVLAIIEK; this comes from the coding sequence ATGAACATCAAACCATTAGCAGACCGCGTGTTGGTAGTTCCTGCACCGGCTGAAGAGAAAATCGGTGGAATCATTATTCCAGATACAGCAAAAGAGAAACCCCTTCGTGGTGTTATCAAGGCCGTTGGTAAGGGTACCAAGGATGAGGAGATGATCCTCAAGGCTGGTGATGAAGTGCTTTATGGCAAATACAGCGGCACTGAGATTGAACTCGAGGGTGAGAAGTTCCTGATGATGCGTCAGAGCGACGTACTTGCTATCATCGAGAAATAA
- the groL gene encoding chaperonin GroEL (60 kDa chaperone family; promotes refolding of misfolded polypeptides especially under stressful conditions; forms two stacked rings of heptamers to form a barrel-shaped 14mer; ends can be capped by GroES; misfolded proteins enter the barrel where they are refolded when GroES binds), with protein MAKEIKFNIDARDAMKKGVDQLANAVKVTLGPKGRNVVIEKKFGAPQITKDGVSVAKEIELEDHFENTGAQLVKSVASKTGDDAGDGTTTATILAQAIVSEGLKNVTAGANPMDLKRGIDKAVKAVTEFIAKNAEQVGDNYDKIEQVATVSANNDKEIGELLAEAMRKVSKDGVITIEESKSRDTHIGVVEGMQFDRGYLSAYFVTDSEKMECAMENPYILIYDKKISNIKEFLPILQPAAESGRPLLIIAEDVDSEALTTLVVNRLRGGLKICAVKAPGFGDRRKAMLEDIAVLTGGTVISEEKGLKLEQATLEMLGTCEKLTVTKDNTTIVNGAGDSQAIKDRVNQIKAEIENTTSSYDKEKLQERLAKLSGGVAVLYVGANSEVEMKEKKDRVDDALCATRAAIEEGVVAGGGTTYIRALDALADLKGDNADEQTGINIIKRAIEEPLRQIVTNAGGEGAVVVQKVREGKGDFGYNARLDKYEDMRAAGVIDPAKVSRVALENAASIAGMFLTTECLICDKPEKEPAMPMGGASGMGGMM; from the coding sequence ATGGCAAAAGAGATTAAATTCAATATTGACGCCCGTGACGCAATGAAGAAGGGTGTTGACCAGTTGGCAAACGCAGTTAAGGTGACTCTTGGTCCTAAGGGTCGTAACGTAGTTATCGAGAAGAAGTTCGGTGCTCCCCAGATTACCAAGGACGGTGTGTCTGTTGCTAAGGAGATTGAACTCGAGGACCACTTCGAGAACACAGGTGCACAGCTCGTAAAGAGTGTTGCTTCTAAGACAGGTGATGATGCTGGTGATGGTACAACAACAGCTACTATCCTGGCTCAGGCTATCGTGTCAGAGGGTCTGAAGAATGTTACTGCCGGTGCTAACCCCATGGACCTGAAGCGTGGTATCGATAAGGCTGTGAAGGCTGTTACCGAGTTCATCGCTAAGAATGCTGAGCAGGTTGGTGACAACTACGATAAGATTGAGCAGGTAGCTACCGTATCTGCTAACAATGATAAGGAGATTGGTGAACTGCTGGCTGAGGCTATGCGTAAGGTTTCAAAGGACGGTGTTATCACCATCGAGGAGAGCAAGAGCCGCGATACACATATCGGTGTTGTTGAGGGTATGCAGTTCGACCGTGGTTATCTGTCAGCTTACTTCGTTACAGATAGTGAGAAGATGGAGTGTGCTATGGAGAACCCCTACATCCTTATCTATGATAAGAAGATTTCTAATATCAAGGAGTTCCTGCCCATCCTGCAGCCTGCTGCCGAGAGCGGTCGTCCTTTGCTGATTATCGCTGAGGATGTTGACTCTGAAGCTCTGACCACACTGGTTGTAAACCGTCTGCGTGGTGGTCTGAAGATTTGTGCAGTGAAGGCGCCTGGCTTCGGTGACCGTCGTAAGGCCATGCTCGAGGATATCGCTGTACTGACAGGTGGTACCGTTATCAGCGAGGAGAAGGGTCTGAAGCTGGAGCAGGCTACCCTCGAGATGCTGGGTACTTGTGAGAAACTTACCGTTACAAAGGATAACACGACTATCGTGAATGGTGCTGGCGACTCTCAGGCCATCAAGGACCGTGTGAACCAGATTAAGGCTGAGATTGAGAATACAACCTCTTCTTACGACAAGGAGAAACTGCAGGAACGTCTGGCTAAGTTGTCAGGTGGTGTTGCTGTGCTTTATGTTGGTGCTAACAGCGAGGTAGAGATGAAGGAGAAGAAGGATCGTGTTGACGATGCTCTCTGCGCTACCCGTGCTGCTATTGAGGAAGGTGTTGTTGCAGGTGGTGGTACTACCTACATCCGTGCACTTGATGCACTGGCTGACTTGAAGGGCGACAATGCTGATGAGCAGACTGGTATCAATATCATCAAGCGTGCTATCGAGGAGCCTCTGCGCCAGATTGTCACCAACGCCGGTGGCGAGGGTGCCGTTGTTGTACAGAAGGTGCGCGAGGGTAAGGGTGACTTCGGTTACAATGCCCGTCTTGACAAATATGAGGATATGCGTGCTGCTGGTGTGATTGATCCTGCTAAAGTGTCACGTGTGGCTTTGGAGAACGCTGCAAGTATCGCAGGTATGTTCCTCACCACCGAGTGCCTCATCTGCGACAAACCCGAGAAGGAGCCTGCAATGCCTATGGGTGGCGCATCAGGCATGGGTGGCATGATGTAA